The Gossypium hirsutum isolate 1008001.06 chromosome D03, Gossypium_hirsutum_v2.1, whole genome shotgun sequence genomic interval aatatttacggactcactcgTAGGATtcgtggccctgaaaccactattttcgacaccactgaaaaataggttgttacaaaaatattaatataatttattatctaataaattatttaatgttacaattttagtctaataataaatttttaacattactaataatattaaaatttacacaatattctttgtttttattgaaaattatttatattaatatattaataataaatacaaattgtaatttataaatatttaataattactatttaataaaatatgaataatttaataacataaatatgAGTATTTACTTTAATCATGCTTAACTTCATTTATTCCTTCTATATCCAATGTGTCACTATCCACtctcatataatatatatattcaatttaagTTTTAACTAGGCATAGTTTATTATGAAGTTTATATAagatataaaatattatcttattataaaataaacttCGGCTGTGAAAAGGCAATACTTCTATAATATTTCGTGACAAATATAATTTTGTTGTGTTTGTTTCATTAAGAAAAACTTACCAGAAAATGAAAAGTATTTTGTGCAAAATCATCCAACACCAGAAAATACTAACTTTTTCCAAAAAATCAATCCACTTTTCAGAAATCATTGTTCGAAAGTTGTTTCCAGTGAAACAAACacaacttataaataaatattaatagcCTTGGTCCTTGGTTTTaatttagagtttagggttttaatatttatttaaaagtcttctactatttttgtttttatttaatgatGGTGTATCCTGTAATAGTTTTTTTGGTACAAAGGTGATTCTAATCTAGGGAAGATGAACCTACAGTATAACAATGCTATATCATCTAGTATTATTCTTTAATAAATGGTGTTGATAATAATTTATAGTAATATGGTTTGACATTTGGGGTCAACGAAATTAACAAGGATAGTATCGTGCCTTAAATGAACAGATTGGTGATGACCGTAACATGCACACGCATACGTAAGCAGGCATTGCTGaattatatttttcttcttttatgaATAACAACCTATTTCATCCTCCtgttttttagggtaaattatgaaagtagtcatttttgtttgttttaagttacactttagtcacttatgtttaaaatgttatgttttagtcacttacgttatcgttttattACGAAATAGTCACTCTACCATTAAAATCTGTTACCTCCCAAACGATAGTCCGACGTGGcagttaaaatgaattttaaatgccAACGTAGATGTCTAAccaagttaattaattaattaaaatttctaaattaattaaagtaaaatgttaatttgttttctcaaaataatcaaaaccaATGCATTAAATTAATCTTTGAACTGGAAAAAGAGGACTTTTggtctcctttttcttttagtttttgtttCCATTTTGACTGAAAAACCATCGATTTTCATAGTCATCTTTGTTGAATCGAAATAGTAGAAATCAAATTAAGTGCTCCATCAATCGAttggatttttttattcaaaatggaTGAACAAATGACCAATTCAATGAAGGGTCCAGGCATGGACTACGGTAAGTAATgggtttgtttttgttctttacTTGGGTTttagtttcagatataatgatttttttttcaaaaaagtggtccatcttttcatgtttttatgtatatgtgatagaCAAAAATGACATGCTTCATCTTTGTTTATTTGTGTATTGTGGGCAACCACAATAGCAAGCATGTATAGAGGTTGGTGCGTccgtttctttttcttctctgtcTTTCTACTCTTCTCTTCTTTGATAGTAACAAAAAAAACccaattgtttcttttttttttaaaccagAGAAAATTGGGTTTCAGGGTAAAATTTTgtattctattttcataaaaagaaaattaaactttTCTCATCCCAGTTGGACATTCACGTTGACATTTAAACCCATTTTAACTGTCATGTCAGACTGTCGTTTGGGAGGTAATAGATCTTAACGACAGAATGACCATTTTGTTacaaaacaataacgtaagtgactaaaatgtaacatttcaaatataagtgactagaatgtaacctgaggcaaacGAAAGTGACTATTTTGGCAGTTCACCTTTTCTTTTATTAGATATATATGGCTCTATTTAAATACTATTGGTATTTTATATGGAATTCacttcaaattatatatttttgattgGATAAATGAATGATCTGATTTTATAGTAAAGGTAAATTACAATTTTGAATTTTGGCTTGTAGATTTGTGATATCTAAAACTATTTCAAGAGAGAAAAAAACTATACTATAAAAGAGAAAGGGCAATGAGAGctttcgaaaagttttgaatagtttaatgaccaaagtgtaacttttttttagttaaataaccaaaatgaaaacttatccataatttaatgactgatgatgcaatttaccctatatttaaaaaaatagtggtAAAAGACTGGTCTTAATTCAATTTAAGAATCAGATACTGTTATATAATGTGGTTTGACTAGAACTCTACAAACCAGCAGgtaggaaacaaaagaaaaagtcaCACAAATTTTCAacatcaaaatcaaaacaaaaatggttttgaattttttacGTATAGAAATAAATAGTTGAAAATTCAATCCGCCAAATCAGATACGAAACATTTAGGCATTTCACCTGCCCTCTTTGTTCCGTTTCCCTGCACGAAACACGAGATCAGCCACCCGttctccatctttcttttttatttaaaatttcaccaACTAAATTGGAGAACCACCGATTCATTACCTCTTTCTTCTTTCTCATTGCCTAAGCTCTCTCCATCTATTAACTGTCATGGAGGCCTCCTACGACCCCGAACAAAACCCACCACTCCATGCTCCCTTGCTAGACCGGTCCTCACCCCGGACTAGACGTTTTGCAGCCATCTTTGCCTGCCTCGTTTCCTTGCTCTTGCTCCTGGCATTAATCATTAACCAAGCCCAACAACCGTTTGAGAAAGTGCAGCCAAGAGGGGTGGCTGAAGGTGTGTCAGCCAAGTCAAATCCATCTTTATTGAACCAAGTTCCCTTTAATTGGACTAACGCTATGTTTTCTTGGCAAAGAAGTGCTTACCATTTTCAGCCCCAAAAGAATTGGATGAATGGTAgtggatatatatatttgttttcatGTCTTTgtgattaaatttatttgtttggttTCTAATGTAATGATTTTGGTTTCTGTTTCTATCAACGTTTGGATATTCTGCTTCAGATCCTAACGGTGAGTTTTCACAACCGCATTCTTTTAGTTTATCCCATGTGTGTTGCATCTCAATCTACCATTTTGGGTTGTTTACCACTATTATGCCTCCAAATTTAAACTGTTTCATCTCTCATAAAACTGCAAATCACTTTTTACctcttttttatcattttgtgtggcaaatatgttttatttaaagatGATTAGTTTCATTGTGTCATAAAGTAAGGCATACATGATTTGAATGTGTGTACCGGTAGACGCTCCAGTTCCGGTAGACATTCAAGTCCAGTCCTTTTTATCAAACCTCACGCCACAAAATGAAACCATTTTAATGCCTATTAATTTAGAAGCCGAGATTGAGGGAGGGCCTAGAGAGGACTCGTGACTGAAAATGTAATGATAGGAAAGAATGCTTAATAGTGGATTCCCTGTGGCTGTACTCGTTTCATCCTTGTCCTCACTCCTCACCTTTTGGCGTTAGCCGACTCCACCTTTCACCCAAATTTAACATGTGATTATTTTAGGATTAcgatttcaaaaaaatcattttaattttctatttagttttgcctactttttaatttttttaatttatatttttaattaaatcactctaaaatagatgaaaaataatCATATTTGTTGATGTGACATACACAGATTATCGCCCAGatatgtcaacatttaattaatttttaaaattttaaaaaataattaaatattgatatatcattcacattaattaaattaaaaaatattaatttttttatccattttgaaataatttatcaaaatcacaattttaaaagttaaagaaaaagaattagaTGAAaggttgaaatgaaatttttttgtaaagttagaatgaaaaagaaaaattatgcattgtttattttattgtttggaGCTAAGAATGGCATGTGTTTTTATATTGTTATTGCAGGTCCATTGTATCATAAGGGATGGTACCATCTTTTCTATCAATACAACCCTTATTCAGCTATATGGGGTAACATCACATGGGGTCATGCCGTATCGAGGGATCTCATTCATTGGCTCTATCTTCCACTAGCCCTGGTCCCAGATCACTGGTACGATATCAAAGGTGTATGGACGGGTTCTGCTACTATCTTGGCAGATGGTCAAATCATAATGCTTTACACTGGCGAAACCAACGAGTCTGTGCAGGTACAAAATCTTGCATATCCTGCCAACGTGTCTGATCCCCTCCTCCTTCACTGGTTAAAATACCCGGGCAACCCTGTTATGGTTCCCCCACCCGGTGTTAAACCCGATGATTTCCGGGACCCAACAACGGCTTGGCTTGGACCCGATGGTACCTGGCGTCTCACCATGGGCTCAAAGTTTGATACCACCATTGGAATCTCCCTCGTTTATCATACCACAAACTTTAGGGATTATGAACTATTAGATGGGGTTTTACATGCGGTTCCGGGTACGGGTATGTGGGAATGCGTGGATTTCTATCCTGTTGCAATAAACGGCTCGGTGGCATTGGACACGTCCTCACTCGGGCCTGGAATTAAGCATGTGTTAAAGGCTAGCTTGGATAATACAAAGGTTGACCATTATGCCATCGGCACTTATGACCCGATAACGGATAAATGGACACCCGATAACCCGGAAGAGGATGTGGGTATCGGGTTGAAAGTGGATTACGGCAGATACTATGCCTCAAAGACATTTTTCGATCAGCATAAACAAAGGAGGGTCCTTTGGGGTTGGATTAATGAAACTGATACTGAAACTGCTGACCTCAAAAAAGGATGGGCTTCCCTTCAGGTACCTTATAATGCTATTGCTAGCTATAAAAAGACAAATCCATATGATAAGTCTAAATTCTAAACATGCAattattcaaatattaaattaagaaaaaaggatGGGATTCCCCACTGTAAGTTATTTCTGTATTTTACAGACAATTCCCAGGACTGTTTTATATGACAACAAGACTGGAACCAATTTACTTCAATGGCCAGTGGAAGAAGTAGAGAGCTTGAGATTGAACAGTACAATGTTTAAGGAGGTGCTAGTTGAACCTGGATCTGTTGTGCCCCTTGACATAGGCACCACCACTCAGGTTTTTGTTTAGCACTCCATATAAATCCTTTAGCTACGTCCATGTTATTGTAGTAACTCTTAACTCTCCACTATCCTTCTTGAAAAAAATATTGCAGTTGGATATACTAGCAGAGTTTGAAATAGAGCCATTGATACCTAGTACTACGAATGAAATCGATAATTGCGGTGATGGTGCAGTTGATAGGAGCACTTACGGACCATTTGGCCTCCTGGTTATTGCTGATGCTTCACTTTCGGAGCTGACTCCTATATATTTCCGTCCTCTCAATGCATCTGATGGTAGTCTCAAGACTTACTTTTGTTCCGACGAAACAAGGTTTGCTTTACTTTATTTAGTGTTTACATTCTTGTTCTGCAGTTTTACGTTAACAAGCATAATGTGAGCCAATAAATTGTATGGTTCAGGTCTTCTAAAGCTTCCGATGTCTTCAAACAAGTATATGGAGGCAAAGTTCCTGTGCTTGATGATGAGAACTACAATATGAGGGTATTGGTAAGCAATATTTCTACCAATCTGATATGGGGGTGAAAAACCTAAGTAcgtaaagatctaaatttgagataaaacaaaaaaaatgttgatTCAGGTGGATCATTCAATTGTGGAAAGCTTTGCTCAAGGAGGGAGGACAGTGATATCATCAAGAATTTATCCAACGGAAGCCATCTATGGAGCAGCCAGGTTGTTCTTGTTCAACAATGCAACTGGAGTAAATGTGAAGGCCACACTCAAAATATGGGAATTGAATTCTGCCTTTATTCGTCCTTTCCCCTTCGAAAGAGATAGTGTATAGAAATGAATGCTTCAATATCCTTGATCTGTGAGGGTGGGATAAATATGTCTTGGTTGCCTCTGTGGCAGGGAAAGAGATTTCTAGTGTTTCCTATTTTTCTGTTTGGGCTGCCattgaaattattttgtattACATTGGTTTCATTccggaaattaaattaattaaattttagattCTTAATTTGATCCTCAACTACGTTTATCTTTGTCGACCTGTACAATAAAATTGTCCGACTTATTTCATCCCTTAAATTATACGAGTTAAAGCTTATAAATGATGATTGAATTTATATAGGATAATACATAGATATAGACGGTAGAAAATTGATTAATATTtagagaaataaaacaaagaaaatgataaataatataatggaaagagaaataatttttttatggaagaaagaaacaccatttctaataaatttttatttcactcaCTCTTAAAAATTCTTCatcacatacaactctttatataggaGTTGTAAATGACTATTTATCTACATCaggagttgtgactattcatttacataacttaaatGCTATAGGAGTTGTAACTATTCATACATGTGTGTAACTTTTTatcttcaagtctcttcactcttcatattcaagtctcttcacatttctaacttttcataatttattttgtgcaagattaatttaattatgtgccaacaATGCCTCCCTTAAATTAAACTTGCTTCGAACTCCCAacctttcaacatttttcttgAAGACTTGTCCACTTAGCggctttgtgaagatatcagccaTCTGATCTTCCGTCTTGCAATATTCAACTTGAATATCACCATTATTCACTAGTTCCCTCAAGAAGTGATACCGACTGCGAATGTGTTTTGTCCTTCTATGAAGAACTGGATCTTTTGTGACCGAAATAGTAGAACTATTGTCACAAAACAAAATCGTTGACTTACTTTGCTTCTACTTAAGACTCTCCAAAATTCCACGTAACCAAATCAATTTACATCCTACATAAGATGCAGCGATATATTCAGCTTCTGTAGCCGAAAGCGCCACAACTGATTGTTTCTTTGAGCTCCATGAAATTGCACCACTACCAAGGTGAAAAACATAACCAGAAGTGCTTCTGCTATCATCAATGCTTCCTGCTAAATCACTATCCGTATAACCAATGAGATCAACTAATGTATTAGCTTTATAGAAAATTCCATAATCAATGGTTCCCTTCACATATCTCAATATTCTTTTGGCAACCTCCCAGTGATTGGAGTAAGGTTTCTCCATGAATCTACTCACCAAGCTAACAGCATACACGATGTCAGGCCTTGTCGAAGTCAGATACATTAACTTCCCAACCAAACTTCTAAATATGGTGGAATTGACAAGCTTTCCTTCACCCTCTTTAGATAACTTTAGACCTGTGATGCATGGAGTAGAAACTGGATTAGCATTTTCAATCTTGAACTTTTTTAGAACTTCCTTTGCGTTGCtctcttgtgaaataaaaatttcTTTCTCGGATTGATGAACTTCAATGCCAAGAAAATGATGAAGTTCTCCCAAATCTGTCATTTCAAATTCTGCCATCATTGAGTGCTGAAATTCTTTCAACATTTTCACATCATTTCCTGTGAAAATAAGATCATCAACGTAGAGACTTACAACCATAAATCTTCCTTTAGaattgcctttgatgtagagAGTATGCTCATATGGACATTTCTGGAATCCACACTTCTGAAAATAAGAATCGATGCGGCTGTACCAAGCTCGGGGTGATTGCTTCAACCCGTACAAAGCTTTCTTCAACTTgtaaactttttcttcttctccttttttgacAAACCCAGGTGGTTGATCAACATAGACTTCTTCTTTGAGAACACCATTCAAAAATGCAGATTTTACGTCCATTTGGAACATTTTCCAATTATTTTGGGCAGCAAGAGAAATAAGTAACGGAACTATCTCAAGTCTTAAAACTGGAGCAAATACCTCTGTAAAATCTTCTCATTCCTTTTGCTTGTATCCTTTTGCAACCAGTCTTGCATTGTACTTGTTGATAGAGCCATTCGGATTCATCTTTGCCTTGTACACCCATTTGACTCCAATTAAATTCTTGTGCGGCGGCAAATCTGTGAGCTCCCATGTATCATTGTCTTCAATTGAGCAAATCTCTTCTTTCATGGCTGTCCTCCATATTTCTTCTTGATATGCATCATCAAAAGAAATTGGATCTTCTCCTGCAAAGAAGGAAAAGAATACAACATCATTTTGCACAACTTCATCAGTTACATCATATAACTCTTGGATGCTTTTCGTTTTTCGGATTGGGCTGGATGAAGAAAAATATGATGAAGAACTTGGGGAAGCAGGAGGATTTCTTGCTTGAGCATCATCTTTAGCATTCTCAATTActgcctcttcttcttcttcaagttcaaaaggaaaaattggcaaattttccttttcaacttccatatattcaaacatggaattttcatcAAACTGAACATCTCGGCTTATCACAATCTTCTTTGTCACCAGATTGTACAACTTGTATGCCTTACTTCTTTCACTATAGCCAATGAAAATGCATTTTTCTGACTTGTCATCCAACTTGCTTCTCATTGCATCTGGAATATGAGAGTAAGCAACACTCCCAAATACTCTAAGATGACAAACACTATGCTTTGTACCATACCACACCTCATGTGGTGTGCAATTCTCCAAGCTTCTTGTCAGTGATCTGTTTATAAGATAAACTGCACAGGAAATAACTTCAGCCCAAAATCTTCTTGATAACCTATTCTTCTTAAGAAGACATCTAGCTATTTCTATAATtgttctgttctttctttcacaCACACCATTTTGCTAAGGTGTATGACGGACTGTCATTTCATGCCGGATGCCACTATCTCGgtaatatttctcaaattcttttaaaaaatattcacctCCACGATCTGTCCGCAAGGTGTTAATTTTCAGCCCAGTAAAGTTCTCCACTTCTGCCTTGAAATCTTTGAATCTCTGAAAAGCCTCTGATTTTTCTTTGACACAATACACCTATAACTTTCTTgagtaatcatcaatgaaagagATAAAGTAACGATTACCTCCCAAAGATGAAACTGTCATTGGACCACAAAGATCCAAGTGAATAAGTTGCAATGGTCTTCTTGCTTTCCACAAGGATTAAGAAGGAAAAGCAATTTTGTGTTGCTTTCCAAGCTGACATGCTTTACAAACACCATCAAGCCGATCGATTTTTGGTAAACCTCTGACCATCATCTTCCTTGAAAGCATCTTTAAATTTCCATAGTTCAAATGTCCATATCTATCATACCATAACTTTGAAACTCCTTTATGAGCACCAATAAAGCAAGACATATTCTGATTTTGAAGGGTGAGAGAGAAAATATTATTTGATGCTACTCCAACTCTAGCAACAACCTGATTTTTCTTTGACAAATAGGAAGCCATGTCACGGAAATGAATATCATACCCCTTCTTCAATAGATGCCTAATGCTAAGCAGATTATTTTTAAGACCAGGAACAAAATAAACTTCAGACATTTTCTTACCCTTCCTTG includes:
- the LOC107949664 gene encoding beta-fructofuranosidase, soluble isoenzyme I-like (The RefSeq protein has 7 substitutions compared to this genomic sequence), translating into MEASYDPEQNPPLHAPLLDRSSPRTRRFAAIFACLVSLLLLLALIINQAQQPFEKVQPRGVAEGVSAKSNPSLLNQVPFNWTNAMFSWQRSAYHFQPQKNWMNDPNGPLYHKGWYHLFYQYNPYSAIWGNITWGHAVSRDLIHWLYLPLALVPDHWYDIKGVWTGSATILADGQIIMLYTGETNESVQVQNLAYPANVSDPLLLHWLKYPGNPVMVPPPGVKPDDFRDPTTAWLGPDGTWRLTMGSKFDTTIGISLVYHTTNFRDYELLDGVLHAVPGTGMWECVDFYPVAINGSVALDTSSLGPGIKHVLKASLDNTKVDHYAIGTYDPITDKWTPDNPEEDVGIGLKVDYGRYYASKTFFDQHKQRRVLWGWINETDTETADLKKGWASLQTIPRTVLYDNKTGTNLLQWPVEEVESLRLNSTMFKEVLVEPGSVVPLDIGTTTQLDILAEFEIEPLISSTTNEIGNCGDGAVDRSTYGPFGLLVIADASLSELTPIYFRPLNASGGTLKTYFCTDETRSSKASDVFKQVYGGKVPVLDDENYNMRVLVDHSIVESFAQGGRTVISSRIYPTEAIYGAARLFLFNNATGVNVRATLKIWELNSAFIRPFPFERDCV